A DNA window from Amycolatopsis sp. DSM 110486 contains the following coding sequences:
- a CDS encoding ABATE domain-containing protein gives MGAAERTWVLPDEPVPVRLMTTIWADTHGVHDDLTSAGDVDEWLHAVGFGSAGPGATSADLASARRLRAAVRHLAAMVTKDERPLAQHGSPDVDSALRDLNEVVTHRPIPLLELTGGTLREGLSYASSPVAAGLADIAQQSIALLGGPGAAKLRACQAPGCVLFFVKTHPRREWCSIACGNRARAARHYEKVRSPR, from the coding sequence ATGGGAGCAGCCGAGCGGACCTGGGTACTGCCCGACGAGCCCGTACCCGTTCGCCTCATGACCACCATCTGGGCCGACACCCACGGCGTCCACGACGACCTGACCTCGGCCGGCGACGTGGACGAATGGCTGCACGCGGTCGGCTTCGGGAGCGCGGGCCCCGGTGCGACCTCCGCGGACCTCGCCTCGGCGCGACGGCTCCGCGCGGCCGTCCGCCACCTGGCGGCGATGGTGACGAAGGACGAACGTCCGCTGGCGCAGCACGGAAGCCCGGACGTGGATTCCGCGCTGCGGGATTTGAACGAGGTCGTCACCCACCGGCCCATTCCCCTCCTCGAACTGACCGGCGGCACGCTGAGGGAAGGCCTGTCCTACGCGAGCTCGCCGGTCGCGGCCGGACTGGCGGACATCGCGCAGCAGTCGATCGCCCTGCTGGGCGGCCCCGGGGCAGCGAAATTGCGAGCGTGTCAGGCGCCGGGCTGCGTGCTCTTCTTCGTGAAGACCCACCCGCGCCGCGAATGGTGCTCCATCGCGTGCGGCAACCGCGCCCGGGCCGCGCGGCACTACGAGAAGGTGCGGTCGCCGCGGTAG
- a CDS encoding ABC-F family ATP-binding cassette domain-containing protein — protein sequence MITATGLELRAGSRILLNGAALRIQPGDRIGLVGRNGAGKTTSLKVLAGEGEPHAGEVRRSGELGYLPQDPREGDLSVTAKDRVLSARGLDTLLRDMEKAQTAMSELVDDNQRDKAINRYSRLEERFASLGGYAAESEAARICSNLGLADRVLAQTLNTLSGGQRRRVELARILFAAAEAGAGGKSETILLLDEPTNHLDADSITWLRGFLKQHDGGLVVISHDVELLADVVNKVWFLDATRGEIDLYNMSWQRYLDARATDEKRRRRERANAEKKASALQQQAAKLGAKATKAVAAKNMARRAEQMLSQLDDTRQADKVARIKFPEPAPCGRTPLTADGLSKSYGSLEIFTGVDLAIDRGSKVVVLGLNGAGKTTLLRLLGGMETPDTGSVEPGHGLRLGYYAQEHETLDHDASVWENIRHLAPDTGAQELRNLLGSFLFTGEQLDQPAGTLSGGEKTRLALAGLVSSAANVLLLDEPTNNLDPASRAQVLDALRSFAGAVVLVTHDPGAVEALEPERVILLPDGTEDHWSPDYLELVQLA from the coding sequence TTGATCACGGCCACTGGCCTCGAGCTGCGTGCCGGCTCGCGCATCCTGCTGAACGGCGCCGCCCTCCGCATCCAGCCCGGCGACCGCATCGGCCTCGTCGGCCGCAACGGCGCCGGCAAGACCACGTCGCTGAAGGTTCTCGCGGGCGAGGGCGAACCGCACGCGGGCGAAGTCCGCCGCAGCGGCGAGCTCGGCTACCTGCCGCAGGACCCGCGCGAGGGCGACCTGTCCGTCACGGCGAAGGACCGCGTGCTGTCCGCGCGCGGCCTCGACACGCTGCTGCGCGACATGGAAAAGGCGCAGACCGCGATGTCCGAGCTCGTCGACGACAACCAGCGCGACAAGGCCATCAACCGCTACAGCCGCCTCGAAGAGCGGTTCGCCTCCCTGGGCGGGTACGCCGCCGAGAGCGAGGCCGCGCGCATCTGCTCGAACCTCGGTCTCGCCGACCGCGTGCTCGCGCAGACGCTCAACACGCTCTCCGGCGGCCAGCGCCGGCGGGTGGAGCTGGCGCGCATCCTGTTCGCGGCCGCCGAGGCCGGCGCGGGCGGCAAGTCCGAGACGATCCTGCTGCTCGACGAGCCGACCAACCACCTCGACGCCGACTCGATCACGTGGCTGCGCGGCTTCCTCAAGCAACATGACGGCGGTCTCGTGGTGATCAGCCACGACGTGGAGCTGCTCGCCGACGTCGTGAACAAGGTCTGGTTCCTCGACGCCACGCGCGGCGAGATCGACCTCTACAACATGAGCTGGCAGCGCTACCTCGACGCGCGCGCCACCGACGAGAAGCGCCGCCGCCGCGAGCGCGCAAACGCCGAGAAGAAGGCGTCGGCGTTGCAGCAGCAGGCCGCGAAACTCGGGGCCAAGGCGACGAAGGCCGTGGCGGCCAAGAACATGGCGCGCCGCGCGGAGCAGATGCTCTCGCAGCTCGACGACACGCGTCAGGCCGACAAGGTCGCGCGGATCAAGTTCCCGGAACCCGCCCCGTGCGGACGCACGCCGCTCACGGCCGACGGGCTGTCGAAGTCCTACGGCTCGCTCGAGATCTTCACCGGAGTCGATCTGGCGATCGACCGCGGCTCGAAGGTCGTCGTACTCGGTTTGAACGGTGCCGGAAAGACGACATTGCTCCGGCTGCTCGGCGGAATGGAAACTCCGGATACGGGTTCCGTCGAGCCGGGTCACGGATTGCGTTTGGGCTATTACGCACAGGAACACGAAACTCTCGACCACGATGCGAGCGTGTGGGAAAACATCCGACACCTCGCGCCGGACACGGGCGCGCAGGAGTTGCGGAACCTGCTCGGTTCGTTCCTGTTCACGGGTGAACAACTCGACCAGCCCGCCGGCACGCTTTCCGGCGGCGAGAAGACCCGCCTGGCGCTGGCCGGACTCGTCTCCAGTGCGGCGAACGTGCTGCTCCTGGACGAACCGACCAACAACCTCGATCCGGCCAGCCGTGCGCAGGTCCTGGACGCCCTGCGCAGCTTCGCGGGCGCCGTGGTGCTGGTGACGCACGACCCGGGTGCGGTCGAGGCGCTGGAGCCCGAGCGCGTGATCCTGCTGCCCGACGGGACCGAGGATCATTGGTCCCCGGATTATCTGGAACTTGTCCAGCTAGCGTGA
- a CDS encoding helix-turn-helix domain-containing protein — MADLKKGARITGNTRDKLAADLKKKYEKGSSIRALAESTGRSYGFVHRVLSESGVQLRGRGGATRVKKK, encoded by the coding sequence GTGGCTGATCTCAAGAAAGGCGCGCGGATCACCGGCAACACGCGCGACAAGCTGGCCGCTGACCTGAAGAAGAAATACGAGAAGGGCTCGAGCATCCGGGCCCTTGCTGAGTCCACGGGGCGTTCCTACGGGTTCGTGCACCGTGTTCTCTCTGAGTCCGGGGTCCAGCTGCGGGGGCGCGGCGGGGCCACGCGGGTCAAGAAGAAGTAG
- a CDS encoding glycosyltransferase 87 family protein: MAPARAAADRARRVFTWDLVFYLGCFAFALISALKSEFYGYRIWANFATAAYGFAAAHSGWLLVSARLGRTPRGPLGSRWCSIAVIGLLAMIIPLVVLVIRRLTGVDWLVTPFSWAAQPEVWVIERSASLLLQHGTPYVDVTALGRAPEVNDYTPYGPVMTVFGLPRALFGGTPFTNALTDARWMFALCASLCVIASLRMLKWPRIPVLSAQLAIACPLTALTWAVAGPDLAIVGLLVLACALAATGRAGWSGFVLALVISAKLIVAPAAAVLAVFVFCRTHNGNSRDRRALAWFVTTLVSATVVLHLPVYLVAPDAFVEHVIRFPLGMGVVRSPAASPLPGHLIAETGSAGRVISLVLVAAAAVAMLVWLVRRPPATGSAALLRIAVGLGALVLLTPATRYGYLVYPLVLLGGVLTFRAAEQGLRPPRSRPGTATSS, encoded by the coding sequence ATGGCGCCGGCCCGGGCCGCCGCGGACCGGGCCCGGCGCGTCTTCACCTGGGATCTCGTGTTCTACCTGGGCTGCTTCGCCTTCGCGTTGATCAGCGCGCTCAAGTCCGAGTTCTACGGCTACCGCATCTGGGCCAACTTCGCGACGGCCGCGTACGGCTTCGCCGCGGCCCACAGCGGCTGGCTGCTCGTGTCGGCACGGCTCGGGCGCACGCCCCGCGGCCCGCTCGGCTCGCGGTGGTGCTCGATCGCGGTGATCGGGTTGTTGGCGATGATCATCCCGCTCGTGGTGCTCGTTATTCGCCGACTGACCGGGGTCGACTGGCTCGTCACGCCGTTCTCGTGGGCCGCGCAGCCCGAAGTGTGGGTGATCGAGCGCAGCGCGAGCCTGCTGCTTCAGCACGGCACGCCCTACGTCGACGTCACCGCTCTCGGGCGCGCTCCCGAGGTGAACGACTACACGCCCTACGGGCCCGTGATGACAGTGTTCGGCCTTCCGCGCGCGTTGTTCGGGGGAACGCCGTTCACCAATGCGCTCACCGATGCCCGGTGGATGTTCGCACTTTGTGCGTCTCTCTGTGTGATCGCCTCACTACGAATGCTGAAATGGCCGAGAATTCCGGTTCTTTCGGCACAATTGGCAATCGCGTGCCCACTCACCGCATTGACTTGGGCCGTCGCCGGTCCCGATCTCGCCATTGTGGGACTGCTCGTGCTCGCGTGCGCACTCGCTGCAACCGGGCGCGCGGGCTGGTCGGGTTTCGTGCTGGCACTCGTGATCAGCGCGAAGCTCATCGTCGCGCCGGCCGCGGCCGTGCTCGCGGTCTTCGTGTTCTGCCGTACGCACAACGGAAATTCACGCGACCGCAGAGCGCTCGCGTGGTTCGTGACCACTTTGGTCAGTGCGACCGTGGTGCTGCACCTGCCGGTGTACCTGGTCGCCCCGGACGCGTTCGTGGAGCACGTGATCCGGTTTCCGCTCGGGATGGGCGTGGTGCGCTCCCCCGCGGCGAGCCCGCTTCCGGGCCACCTGATCGCGGAAACCGGCTCAGCGGGCCGCGTGATCTCACTCGTCCTGGTGGCGGCCGCAGCAGTGGCGATGCTGGTGTGGCTGGTGCGCCGTCCCCCCGCGACGGGATCCGCCGCGCTCTTGCGGATCGCCGTCGGGCTCGGCGCGTTGGTCCTGCTCACCCCGGCAACCCGCTACGGCTACCTGGTTTATCCGTTGGTGCTGCTCGGAGGAGTGCTGACGTTCCGAGCGGCCGAACAGGGACTGCGCCCCCCGCGCAGTCGGCCTGGTACTGCTACTTCTTCTTGA
- a CDS encoding LLM class flavin-dependent oxidoreductase yields MVTFGLKPAQQFTDVATLREIWAIADDARFDGLWTFDHFAPMGPVRTGAVFEAWTLLAAMSEATHHVRIGCLVSGNTNRHPAVLAKMAATIDHLCGGRLDVGLGAGGDELADTMLGMPTPPARERVERLAEACTVLDLLWTRPVADFSGAHYRLTAATSDPKPVQTPKPPLWLGSNGERRGLRIVAEHADVWLNASLPGTPVEELTRLSGVLDRHCAAVGRGPATVRRAVQFRLSAEDDDTLREARTYLDSGFTDLVLMLPSTGDTVGRAKQAAALLPRLRELGRTGEHG; encoded by the coding sequence ATGGTGACCTTCGGACTGAAACCCGCCCAGCAGTTCACGGACGTCGCGACGCTGCGCGAGATCTGGGCGATCGCCGACGACGCGCGGTTCGACGGCCTCTGGACCTTCGACCACTTCGCCCCCATGGGCCCCGTCCGCACCGGCGCCGTCTTCGAGGCCTGGACCCTGCTCGCCGCCATGTCCGAGGCCACGCACCACGTCCGGATCGGCTGTCTGGTGTCGGGCAACACCAACCGGCACCCGGCCGTGCTGGCCAAGATGGCCGCGACGATCGACCACCTCTGCGGCGGCCGGCTCGACGTGGGCCTCGGCGCGGGTGGCGACGAGCTCGCCGACACGATGCTCGGCATGCCGACCCCGCCGGCCCGCGAACGCGTCGAGCGGCTCGCCGAGGCGTGCACCGTCCTCGACCTGCTGTGGACGCGCCCGGTCGCCGACTTCAGCGGTGCCCACTACCGGCTGACGGCCGCGACGAGCGACCCGAAACCCGTGCAGACGCCGAAGCCGCCGCTGTGGCTCGGCAGCAACGGCGAGCGCCGCGGCCTGCGGATCGTCGCCGAGCACGCCGACGTGTGGCTCAACGCGAGCCTGCCGGGGACGCCCGTCGAGGAGCTCACGCGGCTTTCGGGCGTGCTCGACCGGCACTGCGCGGCGGTCGGCCGTGGCCCGGCGACGGTGCGCCGGGCCGTGCAGTTCCGGCTCTCGGCCGAGGACGACGACACCCTGCGCGAGGCGCGGACCTACCTCGACTCCGGGTTCACCGACCTCGTCCTCATGCTCCCGTCCACCGGCGACACCGTGGGCCGGGCGAAGCAGGCGGCCGCACTGCTCCCGCGGCTGCGCGAACTGGGCCGAACGGGCGAGCACGGGTGA
- a CDS encoding MarR family winged helix-turn-helix transcriptional regulator, with translation MSSAPETPAVVTRRLGYLLKHAQLRLAELQEPLLAPHGVTGRQVAVLALLADGEPQAQQEAAARLGVDRTTMVQLVDELEDKALVRRHVDPADRRRRIVTPTEEGLRVLKAATEASEEAERRLLDPLDGREADALREALRAVVHRR, from the coding sequence ATGTCGAGTGCCCCCGAAACCCCGGCCGTCGTGACCCGCCGGCTCGGTTATCTGCTCAAGCATGCGCAGCTGCGGCTGGCCGAGCTGCAGGAGCCGCTACTCGCACCCCACGGGGTGACCGGGCGGCAGGTCGCCGTGCTCGCGCTGCTGGCCGACGGCGAGCCGCAGGCGCAGCAGGAGGCGGCCGCGCGGCTCGGCGTGGACCGGACGACCATGGTGCAGCTCGTCGACGAACTGGAGGACAAGGCGCTCGTGCGGCGCCACGTCGATCCCGCCGATCGCCGCCGCCGGATCGTGACGCCGACGGAGGAGGGGCTGCGCGTGCTGAAGGCGGCCACCGAGGCGTCAGAGGAGGCCGAACGGCGGCTGCTGGACCCGCTCGACGGGCGCGAGGCCGACGCGCTGCGCGAGGCGCTGCGGGCGGTTGTTCACCGCCGGTGA
- a CDS encoding ABC transporter ATP-binding protein: MDNTWALLGSAMRGADTPRALTRGTVKRVGRFARPHWVRLLVFLVLTVVSAVLAVTTPVLAGKVVDAIVGHQDLPLIIWLAVVIAVLAILDAGLGLAERWQSARIGEGIILDLRVAVFAHVQKLPIAFFTRTRTGALVSRLNNDVIGAQRTFTATLSGLVTNVIQLVLSLAVMVTLSWQVTVFALVLLPIFVLPARRLGRRMAGLQRESAQLNAGMTTQMTERFSAPGATLVKLFGRPRQEVGEFSDRAGRVRDIGVRTAMLTRWFMTSLTLVSALAQALVYGLGGYLAFTGQIAPGTVVALALLLTRLYAPLTALANVRVDVMTALVSFERVFEVLDLDPMIKEPAKPKALPAGGVAVEFEDVRFGYPAADRFSLASLEDVATLDSRGGEEVLHGISFRAEPGQMVALVGSSGAGKSTIASLLPRLYDVDGGAVRLSDVDVRDLDFAALRATVGVVTQDGHLFHDTIRANLAYARPGVTDDEIWAALEQARLAHLVQSLPDGLDTTVGERGYRLSGGERQRLTIARLLLAQPKVVVLDEATAHLDSESEAAVGEALTGALEGRTALVIAHRLSTVRAADLILVVEDGRIVERGTHEQLLALGGRYAELHRTQFDEEPTAVA, encoded by the coding sequence ATGGACAACACGTGGGCGTTGCTCGGCTCCGCGATGCGCGGGGCCGACACGCCGAGGGCGCTCACGCGCGGCACCGTGAAACGGGTCGGGCGCTTCGCTCGTCCGCACTGGGTGCGGCTGCTCGTCTTCCTGGTTCTGACGGTGGTGTCCGCCGTGCTGGCGGTGACCACGCCCGTGCTGGCGGGCAAGGTCGTCGACGCGATCGTCGGTCACCAGGACCTGCCGCTGATCATCTGGCTCGCCGTGGTGATCGCGGTGCTCGCCATCCTCGACGCCGGGCTGGGGCTGGCGGAGCGGTGGCAGTCGGCGCGCATCGGCGAGGGGATCATCCTCGACCTGCGCGTCGCCGTGTTCGCGCACGTGCAGAAGCTGCCCATCGCGTTCTTCACGCGCACCCGTACCGGCGCGCTGGTGAGCCGGCTCAACAACGACGTGATCGGCGCGCAGCGCACGTTCACCGCGACGCTCTCGGGCCTGGTCACCAACGTGATCCAGCTCGTGCTCTCGCTCGCGGTGATGGTGACGCTGTCGTGGCAGGTCACGGTCTTCGCGCTGGTGCTGCTGCCGATCTTCGTGCTCCCGGCACGCCGGCTGGGCCGCCGGATGGCCGGGCTGCAGCGCGAGTCGGCGCAGCTCAACGCCGGCATGACCACGCAGATGACCGAGCGGTTCTCGGCGCCGGGCGCCACGCTCGTGAAGCTGTTCGGCCGGCCGCGCCAGGAAGTCGGCGAGTTCAGCGACCGCGCCGGGCGCGTGCGCGACATCGGCGTGCGCACCGCGATGCTCACCCGCTGGTTCATGACCAGCCTCACGCTCGTGTCGGCGCTCGCGCAGGCACTGGTCTACGGCCTCGGCGGCTACCTCGCCTTCACCGGCCAGATCGCGCCCGGCACCGTGGTGGCACTGGCGCTGCTGCTGACCCGCCTCTACGCGCCGCTCACGGCGCTGGCCAACGTCCGCGTGGACGTGATGACCGCGCTGGTGTCGTTCGAGCGGGTCTTCGAGGTGCTCGACCTCGACCCGATGATCAAGGAACCGGCGAAGCCGAAGGCGCTGCCCGCGGGCGGCGTGGCCGTGGAGTTCGAGGACGTGCGCTTCGGGTACCCGGCGGCCGACCGGTTCTCGCTGGCGTCGCTGGAAGACGTGGCCACTTTGGACAGCCGCGGGGGCGAAGAGGTGCTGCACGGCATCAGCTTCCGCGCCGAACCGGGACAGATGGTGGCTTTGGTCGGCTCCTCGGGTGCCGGCAAGTCGACCATCGCCTCGCTGCTGCCGCGCCTTTACGACGTGGACGGTGGTGCGGTCCGGTTGTCCGATGTGGACGTCCGCGACCTGGACTTCGCGGCGCTGCGCGCCACCGTGGGCGTGGTGACGCAGGACGGGCACCTGTTCCACGACACCATCCGCGCCAACCTGGCCTACGCCCGCCCGGGCGTGACCGACGACGAGATCTGGGCCGCGCTGGAGCAGGCCCGCCTGGCCCACCTGGTGCAGTCGCTGCCCGACGGCCTCGACACGACCGTCGGCGAACGCGGCTACCGCCTCTCCGGCGGCGAACGCCAGCGGCTCACCATCGCGCGGCTCCTGCTGGCGCAGCCGAAGGTCGTGGTGCTGGACGAGGCCACGGCGCACCTGGATTCCGAATCGGAGGCCGCGGTCGGCGAGGCCCTCACGGGTGCGCTCGAAGGCCGCACGGCGCTCGTGATCGCGCACCGGCTCTCGACCGTCCGCGCCGCCGACCTGATCCTGGTCGTCGAGGACGGCCGGATCGTCGAACGCGGCACGCACGAACAGCTGCTGGCCCTCGGCGGCCGCTACGCCGAGCTGCACCGCACGCAGTTCGACGAGGAGCCGACGGCCGTCGCGTGA
- a CDS encoding serine hydrolase, translating to MDDETAVPLHGTCAPGFEAVQDAFVENISERDELGAAFAVTHHGEVVVDLWAGWADPGRTTPWRPDTLTNVWSTTKGMAAICAHQLADAGELDLDAPVARYWPEFATAAKQDIPVRWLLSHRSGVVGIGLARPVKVEELYDWDHITGLLAAQEPLFPPGSASGYHALSYGFLVGEVVRRVAGQGIDAFFAEHVAGPLDADFSIGVREADLGRCSTLVEPVLTPEMTTALTEAFANAGPVALAAMANPRVEGHHANDPAWRRAVMPALNGHGTAKGLAIIYGALADGSERLISAGALARAREGQGASVDVVAGVPNEWALGFYLGSDARGFGPNPAAFGHDGLGGSSGGADPEAGVGFGYVMNRMGPLLRDDPRKMALVNATFACLEH from the coding sequence ATGGATGATGAGACGGCCGTGCCCCTGCACGGCACCTGCGCGCCCGGGTTCGAGGCGGTGCAGGACGCGTTCGTCGAGAACATCTCCGAGCGCGACGAGCTGGGCGCGGCCTTCGCCGTGACCCATCACGGCGAGGTCGTGGTCGATCTCTGGGCCGGCTGGGCGGATCCGGGCCGCACCACGCCGTGGCGGCCGGACACGCTGACCAATGTCTGGTCCACCACCAAGGGCATGGCGGCGATCTGCGCGCACCAGCTCGCCGACGCCGGCGAGCTGGACCTCGACGCCCCCGTGGCGCGGTACTGGCCCGAGTTCGCTACGGCGGCCAAGCAGGACATCCCGGTGCGGTGGCTGCTCTCGCACCGCTCCGGTGTCGTCGGCATCGGCCTGGCGCGCCCGGTGAAGGTCGAGGAGCTCTACGACTGGGACCACATCACGGGGCTGCTGGCCGCGCAGGAACCGCTGTTCCCGCCCGGCTCGGCCAGCGGGTACCACGCGCTGTCCTACGGATTCCTCGTCGGCGAGGTCGTGCGCCGCGTGGCCGGGCAGGGCATCGACGCGTTCTTCGCCGAGCACGTCGCAGGTCCCCTCGATGCGGATTTCTCCATCGGCGTCAGGGAAGCCGACCTCGGGCGCTGCTCGACGCTCGTGGAGCCGGTGCTCACGCCGGAGATGACCACGGCGCTCACCGAGGCGTTCGCGAACGCCGGCCCGGTCGCGCTCGCCGCCATGGCGAACCCGCGCGTGGAAGGCCACCACGCCAACGATCCCGCGTGGCGGCGCGCCGTGATGCCCGCGCTCAACGGCCACGGCACGGCGAAGGGGCTCGCGATCATCTACGGCGCGCTGGCCGACGGCTCCGAACGCCTGATCTCGGCCGGCGCGCTCGCCCGGGCCCGCGAAGGCCAAGGCGCCTCGGTCGACGTGGTCGCCGGCGTGCCCAACGAGTGGGCGCTGGGTTTCTACCTCGGCAGCGACGCACGCGGCTTCGGTCCCAACCCGGCCGCGTTCGGCCACGACGGCCTCGGCGGCTCGTCCGGTGGCGCCGACCCGGAGGCCGGCGTGGGCTTCGGTTACGTGATGAACCGCATGGGCCCGTTGCTGCGTGACGACCCGCGCAAGATGGCGCTCGTCAACGCGACCTTCGCCTGCCTCGAACACTGA
- a CDS encoding SIS domain-containing protein, translating to MVSATEIWKSTSEKLAAAREANAEALTAAADLVLGVIRSDALVFTAGAGHSLAAVAETFYRAGGLACVYPLYHPELLPLHGAQHSTKTERRSGLAEEVLAERAPGPDDVLVVFSTSGVNPYPVELAAGARRRGASVIAVTSRACVAAAPRRSATTLVEEGTVVLDSLVIPGDASHPAAAPRTAPLSTVVNAFLWNLILAEVYDRGTAEGIDVPLWRSSNVEGGDEANTALLAKYGPRVPALR from the coding sequence GTGGTGAGCGCCACGGAAATCTGGAAGAGCACCTCGGAAAAGCTCGCGGCCGCGCGGGAGGCCAACGCCGAAGCGCTGACGGCGGCGGCCGACCTCGTCCTCGGGGTCATCCGGTCCGACGCCCTCGTGTTCACCGCCGGTGCCGGGCACTCGCTCGCCGCGGTCGCCGAGACGTTCTACCGCGCGGGTGGCCTCGCCTGCGTCTACCCGCTGTACCACCCGGAGCTGCTGCCCCTGCACGGCGCGCAGCACAGCACGAAGACCGAGCGCCGCAGCGGGCTCGCCGAAGAGGTGCTGGCCGAGCGCGCGCCGGGCCCCGACGACGTGCTCGTGGTGTTCTCGACGTCCGGCGTGAACCCGTACCCGGTGGAACTGGCTGCCGGTGCCCGCCGCCGGGGCGCGTCGGTGATCGCCGTGACGTCGCGCGCGTGCGTGGCCGCGGCGCCGCGCCGCTCGGCGACGACGCTGGTCGAGGAGGGCACGGTCGTGCTCGACTCGCTCGTGATCCCCGGCGACGCGAGCCACCCGGCCGCCGCGCCGCGCACCGCACCACTGTCCACTGTGGTCAACGCGTTCCTGTGGAACCTGATCCTGGCGGAGGTCTACGACCGCGGGACGGCCGAGGGCATCGACGTCCCGCTGTGGCGAAGCTCCAATGTGGAGGGCGGCGACGAGGCCAACACGGCCCTGCTCGCCAAGTACGGCCCCCGCGTGCCCGCACTGCGGTAG
- a CDS encoding alpha/beta hydrolase has translation MDGVPVVSVRRAHGRTRAVALVLHGGAEHGIAAVGPWRLAYLRMVPLARALHRAGRAAGLEVRLVRNRRYGWNAPEEDPVNDARWALERVRAEHPGLPVVLVGHSMGGRVVLRVADDPAVVGVCALAPWTPAGEPVDAVTGRSVVMLHGTRDRITSPRDSHAFAERARELAKRLARFEVTGEGHAMIKRPAVWTRLMCAFTLEAIDAGETDETLRQAWTRPADERLRIPV, from the coding sequence GTGGACGGAGTACCCGTCGTTTCGGTGCGGCGCGCGCACGGGCGGACGAGGGCGGTGGCGCTGGTGCTGCACGGCGGCGCCGAGCACGGCATCGCGGCCGTGGGGCCGTGGCGGCTGGCGTACCTGCGCATGGTGCCGCTGGCCCGCGCCCTGCACCGCGCGGGCCGCGCGGCGGGCCTGGAGGTGCGCCTGGTGCGCAACCGCCGCTACGGCTGGAACGCGCCCGAGGAAGACCCGGTGAACGACGCCCGCTGGGCGCTGGAGCGCGTCCGCGCCGAACACCCGGGCCTGCCCGTCGTGCTCGTCGGGCACTCGATGGGCGGACGGGTGGTGCTGCGCGTGGCCGACGACCCCGCCGTGGTGGGCGTGTGCGCCCTCGCACCGTGGACGCCGGCCGGCGAGCCCGTGGACGCCGTCACGGGCCGCTCCGTGGTCATGCTGCACGGCACGCGCGACCGGATCACCTCACCGCGTGATTCCCACGCCTTCGCCGAGCGTGCGCGGGAGCTCGCCAAGCGCCTCGCGCGCTTCGAGGTCACCGGCGAGGGTCACGCGATGATCAAGCGCCCGGCGGTCTGGACCAGGCTGATGTGTGCTTTCACACTGGAAGCGATCGACGCGGGGGAGACCGACGAAACTCTCCGGCAGGCGTGGACCCGGCCCGCGGACGAGCGGCTGCGCATCCCCGTGTGA